The DNA window TTGGGAGCTAAAACAAAAAAGTTTTTAATGCCTTTTGAAACAAATAGATAGGTAATAAAAGCTCCCATCAACCGTGTTTTTCCTACACCGGTGGCAAGAGCAAAACAGACAGAGGGGAAGTTACGTTCAAAATCAGAGCAAGTAGGGTGTAATTCCCGTACCTTGGCAAGTTCTCCGGTAGGGTCAACACCTTTCTTAAGTTCTAAAACCTCAGTTAGCTTGTTTAGTATTTCCAAACTATCAGCCTGCGGTTTTCTTAAACTCAAACGATTTCTAATAGCCTGTGCTTTTTGGTCCATTTTATTTCTCTGTTATACGGAGCTTTTCATCAAGTTCTTTTTCAGTAGGCAGAGCCAGCTTATATTTTGATGCAAAGATTTTATTATTGATGTTTCCTAAAACATATTTTGCGAATACTGCATTTTTCTTTGAACACAACATAATCCCGATTGGCGGGTTTTCACCTTCGGCATTTTCGTTTTCGCGGAAGTAGTTCAGGTAAAAATTCATCTGCCCGGCATCCGCATGAGTAAGTTCCCCGCGTTTAAAATCAACAAGCACAAAACATTTTAAAAACCTGTTATACAATACGAGGTCTATAAAGTAATGCCTGTTTATTATTGTAATGCGTTTCTGGCGGGCAACAAAAGTAAACCCTTTGCCCATTTCAAGCAAAAAACGCTGTAGATTGTCAATCACAGCCTGCTCAAGCTGTGTTTCTGTATAGGCTGTTTCTTCTTTAAGTCCAAGGAATTCAAGGATATATGGGTCTTTGACAGCATCTTCGGGCTTTTCAATAACCTGTCCTTTATGCGACAACTCTTTGACTTTCTTTTTGTCTTTGCTCAAACAAAGCCGTTCATATAATAGGGAATCCATCTGTCTCCGCAATTCCCGCATAGACCAACCATTCTCCATAGTTTCCAGCTCATAAAAGGCCCGGGCTTTAAGGTTATCTTCCTTCAATAATTCACAGTAATGGGACCAGGAAAGCTTGGGTTCAAATTCGTCAGACACTGTCTGACGAATTGAGTTATTTTTCCGGTTCAACAATTTGTCAGACGCCTGACGAATTGGAAAAGACTGGTAAAATAACCGCATCATTTTCAGGGTTGTTTCTGAAAAACCGCGTCCAAAACGGGCAGTCATATCCTGAGAAAGCCTGTTTATCAAAGCATCTCCATATCCGGCCCTTGCGGCTCCGTGCTGTTCAGTTTCTATGATAATCTTGCCTATTCTCCAATATGCTGACGCTTGAAGAACATCAATATCGCAGACAATCTTTGCCCGGGTATCAGTAATGATATCAGATGCCCTATTTAGCAAAATTCCATACTGGCGGTTAGTAATTGTTTTAAGTTTATTCTTCATCAGTTTCTTCCTCTTTGGAAACATTAATAATATTTAAATCATAGTTATCTTTGCCGTATTCGCACTTTCCAAGTATCATCTGCGGAATTTTCTTGATAGTAATAGTGTTATGGCGGTTATTGCATCCCGGGGCAAAGGACTTGGCACAGATAAGCAGGCTTTCTTCAGTTTTCATTTCTTGGTGTATTTTATCAATCTGTTCAGCTGTAACAAAGGATGTTGTAACAAATATATAATCATTTTCTGTTGATTTACCTTGTTTCCAGTATATATCAGCATCCGGGAAGTATTTAAAACTTTCGTGTTTGCACATCGCAGCTGCAAGCATATTAGCATTATACTTTTCGTCAATTATCCAGTTGCCGTATTTATCTTTTTTGAGTAAACTTGGAGCAAGCTCATAAAACTTAAAACCGCTACCACCTTTCCAATTTAGGGGTTTGGAAATTCCAGTTTGATCTGTGCCATCAATCACTGATTTTAATCTGGGCAAACAATGAGTGTAAGCGTGTTCA is part of the Elusimicrobiota bacterium genome and encodes:
- a CDS encoding DUF1016 family protein; this encodes MKNKLKTITNRQYGILLNRASDIITDTRAKIVCDIDVLQASAYWRIGKIIIETEQHGAARAGYGDALINRLSQDMTARFGRGFSETTLKMMRLFYQSFPIRQASDKLLNRKNNSIRQTVSDEFEPKLSWSHYCELLKEDNLKARAFYELETMENGWSMRELRRQMDSLLYERLCLSKDKKKVKELSHKGQVIEKPEDAVKDPYILEFLGLKEETAYTETQLEQAVIDNLQRFLLEMGKGFTFVARQKRITIINRHYFIDLVLYNRFLKCFVLVDFKRGELTHADAGQMNFYLNYFRENENAEGENPPIGIMLCSKKNAVFAKYVLGNINNKIFASKYKLALPTEKELDEKLRITEK